Proteins encoded within one genomic window of Triticum aestivum cultivar Chinese Spring chromosome 2D, IWGSC CS RefSeq v2.1, whole genome shotgun sequence:
- the LOC123053193 gene encoding potassium transporter 19, which yields MSLEVEKPLFIETTKRLERQDSLIGDAEKVSNIKGHGSEGNWTQVLHLAFQSIGIIYGDVGTSPLYCYSSTFPNGVKDKDDILGVLSLILYTLILLPMIKYVFIVLYADDNGDGGTFALYSLISRYSKIRLIPNQQAEDSMVSNYSIESPSLSLKRAQWLKEKLESSKAAKIGLFTITILGTSMVMGDGTLTPAISVLSAVSGIKEKVPSLTETQIVWISVPILFMLFSVQRFGTDKVGYSFAPIISVWFVLIAGIGIYNIVVYEITILRAFNPMHILYYFGRNGKEAWISLGGAILCVTGTEGMYADLGHFNITAIQISFNGVLFPSVALCYMGQAAYLRKFPENVADTFYRSLPAPMFWPTFTVAILSAIIASQAMLSGAFAILSKALSLGCFPRVRVIHTSKHHQGQVYIPEVNFLMGLASVIITITFRTTTEIGNAYGICVVTVFSITTHLMTIVMLLVWKKNIIFILLFYVVFSSIEWIYLSSILSKFIQGGYLPFCFALVLMALMVTWHYVHVMKYWYELDHIVPIDEVTALLEKHNVQRIPGVGILYSELVQGIPPVFLRLVEKIPSVHSIFLFMSIKHLPIPHVAPVERFVFRQVGPREHRMFRCVARYGYSDGVEDSGQFARFLAERLKMFIEDENAFAVEKPENEDTDSPSGVSEGQTKPRKSARSVHSEEVIEPPMNNHVGRISSYSLQTIEEEKQLIDAEMKRGVVYLMGSANVIAGPESPTLKVVVVDYVYSFLRRNLAEGHKVLSIPKDQLLKVGITYEI from the exons ATGTCACTAGAAGTTGAGAAACCACTGTTCATCGAGACAACCAAACGGCTTGAGCGCCAAGACTCACTTATTGGTGATGCGGAGAAGGTCTCTAATATCAAAGGCCATGGTTCCGAG GGAAACTGGACACAAGTACTGCATCTTGCATTTCAGAGCATCGGCATCATTTATGGGGATGTTGGGACATCGCCGCTCTATTGTTACTCGAGCACCTTCCCTAACGGCGTCAAAGACAAGGATGATATCTTGGGTGTCCTCTCGCTCATCCTATACACCCTCATCCTTTTACCGATGATCAAGTATGTCTTCATCGTGCTCTATGCAGATGACAACGGAGATG GTGGCACATTTGCGCTCTACTCACTTATATCGCGGTATTCAAAGATAAGGCTGATCCCAAACCAGCAGGCAGAGGATTCAATGGTGTCGAATTACAGCATAGAATCACCAAGCTTATCACTGAAGAGGGCACAATGGTTGAAGGAGAAGCTTGAGTCCAGCAAGGCAGCCAAGATTGGCCTCTTCACCATCACAATCCTTGGCACATCCATGGTGATGGGTGATGGGACCTTGACACCAGCAATTTCTG TGCTCTCTGCAGTGAGCGGGATCAAAGAGAAAGTGCCAAGTTTAACTGAAA CACAGATAGTCTGGATCTCGGTGCCTATTCTGTTCATGCTCTTTTCAGTCCAGCGTTTTGGGACAGATAAGGTCGGGTACTCCTTTGCTCCGATCATCTCGGTGTGGTTCGTTCTTATTGCTGGCATTGGAATATATAACATCGTAGTGTATGAGATCACTATTCTCCGAGCCTTCAATCCTATGCACATACTATATTACTTCGGAAGAAATGGGAAGGAAGCATGGATTTCACTAGGAGGTGCTATCTTGTGTGTTACAG GTACAGAGGGTATGTATGCGGACCTAGGACATTTCAATATCACGGCCATTCAG ATAAGCTTTAATGGTGTCTTGTTCCCTTCGGTGGCACTATGTTACATGGGGCAAGCAGCATATCTGAGGAAATTCCCAGAGAATGTTGCAGACACCTTCTACAGATCTCTCCCAG CACCAATGTTCTGGCCAACCTTCACCGTTGCCATTCTTTCGGCTATAATTGCAAGCCAAGCTATGCTCTCTGGCGCATTCGCTATCCTGTCCAAGGCCCTATCTCTTGGTTGCTTCCCCAGGGTTCGGGTTATCCATACCTCCAAGCATCACCAGGGGCAGGTGTACATTCCTGAAGTGAATTTTCTGATGGGACTGGCTAGTGTTATAATCACGATCACCTTCAGAACTACCACCGAAATCGGGAATGCTTATG GGATCTGTGTCGTGACCGTCTTCTCAATCACCACCCATTTGATGACTATCGTGATGTTGCTCGTGTGGAagaaaaacatcatcttcatcctgTTGTTTTACGTTGTGTTTAGTTCCATAGAGTGGATCTACCTGTCTTCAATACTGTCAAAGTTCATCCAGGGTGGGTACCTGCCATTCTGCTTCGCGCTTGTCCTGATGGCCCTAATGGTAACATGGCACTATGTGCATGTCATGAAGTACTGGTACGAGCTTGACCACATCGTCCCCATTGATGAGGTGACGGCACTGCTTGAGAAGCATAATGTGCAGCGGATCCCTGGGGTGGGCATCTTGTACTCGGAGCTGGTGCAAGGTATTCCCCCGGTGTTCCTGCGGTTGGTGGAGAAAATTCCATCTGTGCACTCTATCTTTTTGTTCATGTCGATCAAGCACCTACCCATCCCTCATGTGGCACCTGTGGAGCGGTTCGTCTTCCGGCAGGTTGGTCCAAGGGAGCATCGGATGTTCCGGTGTGTTGCACGATATGGTTACAGTGACGGGGTAGAGGATTCAGGTCAGTTCGCGAGGTTCCTAGCGGAGAGGTTGAAGATGTTCATCGAAGATGAGAATGCATTTGCAGTGGAGAAACCGGAAAATGAGGATACTGACTCTCCAAGCGGAGTTTCGGAAGGTCAAACGAAGCCGAGGAAGTCCGCACGATCTGTACACAGCGAGGAGGTGATAGAGCCGCCAATGAACAACCATGTAGGGAGGATTAGTTCCTATTCTCTTCAGACGattgaggaggagaagcagctgatTGACGCAGAGATGAAGCGAGGGGTGGTTTATCTGATGGGGTCAGCCAATGTGATAGCAGGACCTGAATCACCCACCTTAAAGGTGGTCGTGGTAGACTATGTTTATTCATTCTTGAGGAGGAACTTGGCAGAGGGTCACAAGGTGTTGTCCATTCCTAAAGATCAGCTGCTCAAAGTTGGGATCACATATGAGATATAG